In the Candidatus Bathyarchaeota archaeon genome, one interval contains:
- a CDS encoding right-handed parallel beta-helix repeat-containing protein has translation MRQATATVMVVLLLIGMITFAFKVMAHSPEPKRARGYYPFELTFRRDLGNLTDSTPEIEELYIKSYLDMTPIALWAFVKFNYTQGLSDLEKIALQDNVQDELESKWYINFVERNYAIWIPEDPPPWPGFEIGALNVRFVSVFPVYTINSTLGYKTIQEAINANETLEGHTIFVSSGTYYENVELNKSVSLMGEDRETTIIDGNGTLSVLKVVADNVNVTNFTLRNGEVDGIFVENASHCHLKNNIIDEVAWGIVLENSNFTEVSNNNITGCPWVGISLESSNHNIISRNNITDNWSGIELWRSSYNNVSGNHLAENEASILYAYSDYNTFSENNIENTDSIGIGSGTSDYNNVFGNNITAFNGIWLDSSYGNNISGNKITGENTGIYLGFSDGNSVSANHVIENNEGMSIYESYYNDIYHNNFINNKIQVDTSYSVNTWDDGYPSGGNFWSNYNGNDLDHDGIGDIPFVIDVNNTDHYPLMKPLLWWNLADVNYDFKVDIYDVVLACSAYTSTPSDPHWNPHCDIAEPYGIIDIFDIVMIAGSYGEEYNP, from the coding sequence TGGCCCACTCACCTGAGCCTAAGCGAGCACGCGGTTACTATCCGTTCGAACTAACCTTTAGGAGAGACCTGGGGAACTTGACTGATTCGACTCCAGAAATCGAAGAACTCTACATCAAAAGCTACTTAGATATGACACCAATCGCCTTGTGGGCATTCGTCAAATTCAACTATACTCAAGGGCTTTCAGATTTGGAAAAGATAGCCTTACAGGACAATGTGCAAGATGAGTTGGAATCAAAATGGTACATCAACTTCGTTGAACGAAACTATGCCATATGGATTCCTGAGGATCCTCCTCCGTGGCCTGGATTTGAAATCGGAGCTCTGAACGTGAGATTTGTCAGCGTGTTTCCAGTCTACACCATCAATTCAACTCTAGGCTACAAAACGATTCAAGAGGCAATAAACGCAAACGAAACCCTGGAAGGACACACAATCTTCGTATCTTCAGGAACATACTATGAAAATGTAGAACTAAACAAATCTGTTTCGTTGATGGGAGAAGATAGAGAAACAACCATAATCGATGGAAATGGAACCTTGAGTGTCCTTAAGGTAGTGGCAGATAATGTCAATGTCACGAATTTCACCTTAAGGAACGGTGAAGTCGATGGTATATTTGTGGAGAACGCAAGTCATTGCCATCTGAAGAACAATATAATAGACGAAGTTGCATGGGGGATTGTTTTAGAAAACTCCAACTTCACTGAGGTCTCTAACAACAACATAACTGGTTGTCCTTGGGTTGGAATCTCCCTTGAATCGTCTAACCACAACATTATCTCTCGAAATAACATAACAGATAATTGGTCGGGAATTGAGTTATGGCGGTCGAGTTACAATAACGTATCTGGCAACCATTTAGCCGAAAACGAGGCAAGCATACTTTACGCGTATTCTGACTACAACACTTTTTCTGAAAATAACATAGAAAATACTGATTCGATCGGCATCGGCAGCGGTACTTCAGACTACAACAACGTATTTGGCAATAATATAACAGCATTTAACGGTATCTGGCTCGACTCTTCATATGGTAACAATATTTCTGGAAACAAAATTACAGGCGAAAATACCGGCATATACTTGGGTTTTAGTGATGGCAACAGCGTTTCCGCAAACCACGTAATAGAAAACAATGAAGGGATGAGCATCTATGAATCTTATTACAACGACATTTATCACAACAACTTCATAAACAACAAGATTCAAGTCGACACGAGTTATTCGGTCAATACTTGGGATGATGGCTACCCTTCGGGTGGCAACTTTTGGAGCAACTATAATGGCAATGACTTGGACCATGATGGTATAGGAGATATCCCTTTTGTAATTGATGTGAACAATACAGACCACTATCCTCTAATGAAGCCTCTCTTGTGGTGGAACCTTGCAGACGTTAACTATGACTTCAAAGTTGACATTTATGATGTTGTTTTGGCTTGCAGTGCCTATACTTCTACTCCTTCAGATCCTCACTGGAACCCGCATTGCGACATAGCTGAACCATATGGAATCATAGACATATTCGACATAGTCATGATAGCTGGAAGCTATGGAGAAGAATACAATCCATAA
- a CDS encoding tyrosine-type recombinase/integrase, producing MTHKRNVVLYLDDEIVKKTRELGFNLSKTCENHLKQLINSFQSIYSSNMCEKCVVGSPGEIRTLVSGSRAQCIQDNSLIIDDIDKIVTDFWEYLKVEERLSKEVSKDYKNVAKRFLKLSVGKVSRMAVREFLKLYVDKAPRTYNNIIDALKAFIGRYLQRIDLLNSLKHTYVPENYEQHLPTKEQLKKGFEALDTDKEKAIYLFFATTGLRRSEALNLSKDDVHFDLRCVKAKHDTRTKRAGVTFYNEECEKYLQKYLASRNDDNSRLFRIGHRQFRQIWQKASEAADCRIRPQVLRKWHSTMLGELMVPDRFVDVFQGRAPKNVLARHYTGNGLERLKRIYDKAGFKVLS from the coding sequence ATGACGCACAAAAGAAATGTCGTCCTCTATCTTGACGATGAAATAGTCAAAAAAACACGTGAATTAGGCTTCAATCTTTCTAAGACGTGTGAAAACCACTTGAAACAGCTGATTAACAGTTTTCAGAGCATCTACTCTTCAAATATGTGTGAGAAGTGTGTGGTTGGTAGCCCGGGAGAGATTCGAACTCTCGTCAGTGGGTCCAGAGCCCAGTGCATCCAAGACAATTCTTTGATTATAGATGATATTGATAAGATTGTAACTGACTTCTGGGAATACCTCAAAGTCGAAGAGAGATTGTCGAAGGAAGTTAGCAAAGACTACAAGAATGTTGCCAAGCGTTTCTTGAAGCTTTCAGTTGGCAAAGTATCGAGAATGGCTGTCAGAGAGTTTCTGAAATTGTACGTTGACAAAGCTCCAAGAACCTACAACAACATAATCGACGCGTTGAAAGCGTTCATCGGAAGATACCTACAGAGAATAGACTTGCTGAATAGCTTGAAGCACACTTATGTTCCAGAGAATTATGAGCAACATCTCCCAACCAAGGAACAGTTAAAGAAGGGATTCGAAGCATTAGACACTGACAAGGAGAAAGCAATCTACCTGTTCTTTGCGACAACTGGCTTGAGACGCTCTGAGGCTCTTAACTTGTCAAAAGATGATGTGCACTTCGACTTACGATGTGTCAAAGCCAAGCATGACACGAGGACGAAGAGAGCTGGCGTAACATTCTACAATGAAGAGTGCGAGAAGTATCTGCAGAAGTATCTTGCTTCAAGGAATGATGACAACAGCAGATTATTCAGGATTGGTCACAGACAATTCAGACAGATATGGCAAAAAGCAAGTGAAGCAGCTGATTGTAGAATAAGACCTCAAGTGCTGCGTAAGTGGCATTCAACTATGCTTGGCGAGTTGATGGTGCCAGACAGATTTGTAGACGTCTTTCAAGGAAGAGCACCAAAGAATGTGTTAGCTAGGCATTACACTGGAAATGGTCTTGAGAGACTAAAACGGATATATGATAAAGCTGGCTTTAAAGTTCTTAGTTGA
- a CDS encoding 4Fe-4S binding protein, with protein MKEYQILKKKLGVPDNLMSILTRLVSQEESQVLALITEEFLTAFTIAEKLGERNPEKLSSILKTLYQKGFLYKKTIDGEEAYRCRSFYDIIRSHLEEHRYNELEFKNLHMLQQYYMSTRVRKTEKTIKNGELKYSSAVIPVKEAFFPKQYVLPTQQAIEFLRKAKTIGLAKCGCRVAFKNCDNPVDTCLLLDEEAEYLISRGHAKKIQIEEAKKVLKIANEAGLVHLTLYLPGQKIYAVCSCCPCCCHDLQALLKYGKTFFTAKSDYVATCDTDLCIGCGVCVERCVFGAREMQNGKSVVKEENCYGCGLCVATCPTNASELILRKKNSAVN; from the coding sequence ATGAAAGAATACCAGATTTTGAAGAAGAAATTAGGTGTTCCTGATAACCTGATGTCGATTTTAACGAGACTAGTATCGCAGGAAGAAAGCCAAGTTTTAGCTTTGATAACGGAAGAGTTTCTCACAGCTTTCACTATTGCAGAAAAACTTGGAGAGAGGAACCCGGAGAAGCTTTCTTCAATTCTCAAAACCCTTTATCAGAAGGGCTTTCTTTATAAGAAGACGATTGATGGTGAAGAAGCCTATCGGTGTAGGAGCTTCTACGACATAATTCGATCACATCTCGAAGAACATAGATACAATGAGTTAGAATTCAAGAATCTTCATATGCTTCAGCAATACTATATGTCAACAAGGGTTAGAAAAACCGAAAAGACCATAAAAAATGGCGAGCTGAAATATTCTTCTGCAGTCATACCTGTAAAGGAAGCATTTTTCCCAAAACAATATGTACTGCCCACACAACAAGCCATTGAATTCCTGAGGAAAGCCAAAACTATCGGTCTCGCCAAGTGTGGATGTCGTGTGGCCTTCAAAAACTGCGACAACCCTGTAGACACCTGTCTTCTCTTGGATGAGGAGGCTGAATATCTAATATCGCGAGGGCACGCCAAAAAGATACAAATTGAAGAAGCAAAGAAGGTTCTCAAGATTGCAAATGAAGCTGGTCTAGTCCATCTCACGTTGTACTTGCCTGGCCAGAAAATCTATGCCGTTTGCAGCTGTTGTCCATGTTGTTGCCACGATCTGCAAGCGCTATTAAAGTATGGAAAGACTTTCTTCACGGCCAAATCTGACTATGTTGCAACATGCGATACAGACCTTTGTATTGGATGTGGCGTATGTGTTGAAAGATGTGTATTTGGTGCCAGAGAAATGCAAAATGGAAAATCGGTGGTGAAAGAGGAAAATTGTTATGGATGTGGACTATGCGTTGCAACATGTCCCACGAATGCCTCTGAGCTTATCCTTCGAAAGAAAAATAGCGCAGTAAATTGA